The following coding sequences lie in one Silvanigrella aquatica genomic window:
- the dnaA gene encoding chromosomal replication initiator protein DnaA, producing the protein MLERESNQIFSEKLRARFIELGLSKQTAAKITKLITPVKLEGYTLVSYCAEPFYRDHIISPKKDEIEKIVQECWGKEYTFKIESPSHEEDVPKIKNSKNPSSDSQITLFPEETNYIPEKKKKLKNKGHFEIPASSKADENPSSEENFQPPVNTEKPRTLDATQNFGTFIRCESNLVAYSACEAVAKNPGNLSNPLFIYGATGLGKTHLLHSVGNEIIQKIPNAKILYITSEDFVNDVIHKGIRVGKMDEVRAKYSACDVLLVDDIQFLEKKDACQIEFFHTFNELYQKRKQIVITSDKFPKDIPNIEERLKSRFLQGLLVDIEPPGFEDRVAIIETKANLIGLKINQEISFLIATHAKTNVREIQGLLKDLLMNQHMTGRSPTIDSVTTILKRRFPTGNMEASIDTTAIQKVVANHFQIKMADLMGPSRQQKFVVARHIAMFLAKEMIGLQIVAIANAFGKKDHTTVLHAMSKVKELLDKDDDFRGSFIQIKRKIEQLMQSN; encoded by the coding sequence ATGTTAGAACGAGAATCAAATCAAATTTTTTCTGAAAAGCTCCGCGCCCGCTTTATTGAACTGGGACTTTCAAAACAAACTGCTGCTAAAATAACTAAACTTATAACTCCTGTAAAATTAGAAGGTTACACTTTGGTTTCCTATTGCGCAGAACCTTTTTATAGGGATCACATCATCTCCCCCAAAAAAGATGAAATTGAAAAAATTGTCCAAGAATGCTGGGGTAAAGAGTACACTTTTAAAATTGAATCTCCTAGTCATGAAGAAGATGTTCCCAAAATTAAAAATTCAAAAAATCCTTCCTCTGATTCCCAAATCACACTTTTCCCAGAGGAAACAAATTATATTCCAGAAAAGAAGAAAAAACTAAAAAATAAAGGTCATTTTGAAATACCCGCCTCTTCAAAAGCAGATGAAAATCCTTCTTCAGAAGAAAACTTTCAACCTCCTGTTAATACAGAAAAACCACGAACCCTTGATGCTACTCAAAATTTTGGAACATTTATTCGTTGCGAAAGCAACTTGGTTGCTTACTCAGCATGCGAGGCTGTGGCAAAAAATCCGGGTAACTTATCAAATCCTTTATTTATTTATGGAGCCACAGGACTAGGTAAAACACACTTACTCCACTCTGTGGGTAATGAAATTATTCAAAAAATTCCCAATGCAAAAATTCTTTACATCACAAGTGAAGATTTTGTGAATGATGTCATTCACAAAGGAATTCGAGTTGGCAAAATGGATGAAGTACGTGCAAAATATAGTGCTTGTGATGTTTTATTAGTGGATGACATTCAATTTCTTGAGAAAAAAGATGCTTGCCAAATAGAATTTTTCCACACTTTTAATGAACTTTATCAAAAGAGAAAACAAATCGTTATCACGAGCGATAAATTTCCTAAAGATATTCCAAATATTGAAGAGCGCTTAAAAAGTCGATTTTTACAAGGATTGCTTGTTGATATTGAACCACCTGGTTTTGAAGATCGCGTTGCCATTATTGAAACAAAAGCGAATTTAATTGGTTTAAAAATCAATCAAGAAATCTCTTTTTTAATTGCTACACATGCAAAAACAAATGTGCGAGAAATTCAAGGGCTGCTTAAAGATCTCTTAATGAATCAACACATGACTGGGAGAAGCCCCACAATTGATTCTGTAACCACGATTTTAAAGAGACGTTTTCCTACGGGAAACATGGAAGCCTCAATCGATACAACGGCAATTCAAAAAGTTGTTGCCAATCATTTTCAAATTAAAATGGCCGATTTAATGGGGCCCAGTCGGCAACAAAAATTTGTTGTCGCACGTCATATTGCTATGTTTTTAGCCAAAGAAATGATCGGTCTCCAAATTGTTGCCATTGCAAATGCATTTGGAAAAAAAGATCACACAACTGTGTTACACGCCATGTCTAAAGTAAAAGAATTACTTGATAAAGATGATGATTTTAGAGGAAGCTTTATACAAATTAAAAGAAAAATTGAACAGTTAATGCAATCTAATTAA
- a CDS encoding L-threonylcarbamoyladenylate synthase: MYKKSEWIVAQILSFSDESVSYCVKALLRGELVAFPTETVYGLGGNALDDKALEKIFHAKGRPKSDPLIVHINSMVQAESLTEMTSFQRQCFDILGEAFWPGPLTLIVNASKNISKLITAGGNAIALRIPIGEVAQSLLKQSQLPLAAPSANRFGHVSPTKAQHVLDDLGDYPNLFILDNNQSCDIGIESTVVKISEKKSLSILRPGAISSLQIKKVLQDKGVSVEVKIIKREIKISNIGEHLSSGMEAPGQLLTHYAPSLEAFIVQKKELIDKNSQLFSSDIFKDAVMIDFNASHKNLGKLFLKYFDLSESGNPQEASRNLFQFLREAESIKNAKYILLPNLMSENNEELNAIFDRIFRAASGKYVQIN, encoded by the coding sequence ATGTATAAAAAATCGGAGTGGATTGTGGCACAAATTTTAAGTTTCTCTGACGAATCAGTAAGTTATTGTGTAAAAGCTCTTTTAAGAGGAGAATTAGTCGCATTTCCAACGGAAACTGTCTATGGACTAGGCGGAAATGCACTGGATGATAAGGCCTTAGAAAAGATTTTTCATGCAAAAGGAAGGCCAAAATCCGATCCCCTTATTGTTCACATAAACTCAATGGTTCAAGCTGAAAGTCTAACAGAAATGACCTCATTTCAAAGACAATGTTTTGACATATTAGGTGAAGCTTTTTGGCCAGGTCCCTTAACTTTAATCGTGAATGCTTCTAAAAATATTTCAAAACTCATCACGGCAGGCGGCAATGCTATTGCGTTGCGCATTCCCATCGGAGAAGTTGCTCAAAGTTTATTAAAGCAATCGCAATTGCCCCTTGCTGCTCCCAGTGCCAATCGATTTGGGCATGTGAGCCCCACAAAAGCTCAGCATGTTTTAGATGATTTAGGGGATTACCCTAACTTATTTATATTAGATAATAATCAAAGTTGTGATATTGGAATTGAATCCACAGTTGTTAAAATTTCTGAAAAAAAAAGCCTATCTATATTACGTCCTGGAGCTATAAGTTCATTGCAAATTAAAAAAGTTTTGCAAGATAAGGGTGTTTCTGTAGAGGTTAAAATTATTAAAAGAGAAATTAAGATAAGCAATATAGGAGAGCATCTTTCATCTGGAATGGAAGCGCCTGGTCAATTGCTTACGCATTATGCACCTTCTCTTGAAGCCTTTATAGTGCAAAAAAAAGAACTAATTGATAAAAATAGTCAATTATTTTCAAGTGATATCTTTAAAGACGCTGTTATGATTGACTTTAATGCGAGTCATAAAAATTTAGGTAAATTATTTTTAAAATATTTTGATCTTTCTGAATCGGGAAATCCCCAAGAGGCGAGTCGTAATTTATTTCAATTTTTGCGAGAAGCAGAATCGATTAAAAACGCAAAATATATATTACTACCAAATTTAATGTCAGAAAATAATGAAGAATTAAATGCCATATTTGATAGAATTTTTAGAGCTGCTTCTGGTAAATATGTGCAAATTAATTAG
- a CDS encoding DNA polymerase III subunit beta codes for MFKKSRYFFSSDVQSISPEISAEFERDKLANALLSVSAAQIDPDIGWVQLTFSGDQKVVISSISHNLAIKCEIATPYTGQGTIKVSGKQFSDYVKQLPSSKVYLKADLPSRIQLKCGRSSAKIQLVHDQSQSKIDIPEAGTRITVKGSHIDRWVSSFKDFVSVDDNRFYANGALIWAEKNSENTPIINAVASDALRLAKATLNEGIQIDNLDSSQVLVPRKALEELRRVASLEPEKEFCIKWHEKELFFSVESEEYTMFAKCIAGQYPPYEAALPQKINTEIQLDLKAIQDSVKRSLLFADKNKVMKFHFENALLTMASSTPGQKEGEEVIEMNASIASPFEVNYNGSLIMGILGVLSGSRVQFAWENMNRPVKITGENQRGLDVFYLLVPARF; via the coding sequence ATGTTTAAAAAGAGCAGATATTTTTTTTCATCCGACGTCCAAAGTATAAGCCCTGAAATTTCTGCTGAGTTTGAAAGGGATAAATTAGCAAATGCGTTGTTATCAGTAAGTGCAGCTCAAATTGATCCCGATATCGGTTGGGTACAACTTACCTTTTCAGGCGATCAAAAGGTTGTTATTTCATCAATCAGTCATAACCTCGCAATCAAATGTGAAATAGCAACGCCTTATACAGGACAAGGAACTATCAAAGTATCAGGAAAACAGTTTTCTGATTATGTAAAACAACTCCCTTCATCAAAGGTTTATTTAAAAGCGGATTTACCTTCTCGTATTCAATTGAAATGCGGAAGAAGTTCTGCAAAAATACAGCTAGTTCATGATCAATCTCAAAGTAAAATTGATATTCCAGAAGCGGGAACACGAATCACTGTAAAAGGAAGTCATATAGATCGTTGGGTTTCAAGCTTTAAGGACTTTGTTTCTGTAGATGACAATCGTTTTTACGCAAACGGTGCTTTAATTTGGGCAGAAAAAAATTCTGAAAATACTCCAATTATTAACGCTGTGGCTAGTGATGCCTTGCGATTGGCAAAAGCAACTTTAAACGAAGGCATTCAAATTGACAATTTAGACTCGAGTCAAGTGCTTGTGCCAAGAAAAGCTCTTGAGGAATTAAGAAGAGTCGCTTCCTTAGAGCCTGAAAAGGAATTTTGTATCAAATGGCATGAAAAAGAGCTCTTTTTCTCTGTCGAATCAGAAGAATATACTATGTTTGCAAAGTGCATTGCGGGACAATATCCTCCGTATGAAGCGGCATTGCCTCAAAAAATAAATACTGAAATTCAGTTAGATTTAAAAGCAATTCAGGATAGCGTAAAACGTTCTTTGCTTTTTGCAGATAAAAATAAAGTGATGAAATTTCATTTTGAAAATGCTCTTTTAACGATGGCAAGTTCGACTCCTGGCCAGAAAGAGGGCGAGGAAGTGATAGAAATGAACGCATCTATAGCATCTCCTTTCGAAGTGAACTATAACGGTTCTTTGATTATGGGTATTTTAGGGGTTTTATCCGGTTCACGAGTCCAATTTGCTTGGGAAAACATGAATAGACCTGTTAAAATTACCGGGGAAAATCAAAGAGGGCTTGATGTCTTTTATCTTCTTGTACCAGCCCGTTTTTAA